The Amycolatopsis nigrescens CSC17Ta-90 genomic interval AGGGTCACCGACAGCATTTTCTGCGAAACACCGGGCATCCGGCGCCGCAACTCGGCGAAACGCACCTCGTGCGGGGCAGCCTCCGCGAGGACCTTGACCGCCATCGACATCCACTTCGTGCCGATCCGGTCCAGCAGCTGGCGGGTCGGGCACTCGGGATCGAACAAGTCACCGCGCCCGTTTCCTGCCGAGCGCGCCGCCTGGGAGGTCACCTGGAGCTCACCACCTGTGGAGAAGGTGCCGTCTTGGCAGCACAACTGGAGTTACCTACCGTTCCCTGGTAACCAATGGTAACCATCCTTGGAGGCTACATGCCCGGCACCTCACCAGCGAGCACTTCCGCACGGCACCGCGCCGGCATCGTGCTGCGGCAAATCAGCACCAACGGCATCCAGGCCAACGTGGCTGTCGCCGGCACCGGGCCGGCAGTCCTGCTGCTGCACGGCTTTCCACACACCTGGCGGCTCTGGACCGAGATCATCGGTCCCCTGGCCGGACAGCACCGGGTCATCGCCCCGGATCTGCGTGGGCTCGGCGCCAGCACCCGCGCGGCGGGGGGCTACGACGCGGGCACGCTGGCCGCCGACGCCGAAGGCATTCTCGACGCCCTTGGCGAACCCACCGCCGCCGTGGTCGCCATCGACGCCGGCACCCCGGTCGCCTTCCTGCTCGCCATGCGGCGGCCGGACCTGGTGCGCCGACTCGTGGTGATGGAGTCGCTGCTGGGCTCACTGCCGGGCGCCGAGGACTTCCTCGCCGGTGGGCCGCCGTGGTGGTTCGGGTTCCACTCCGTTCCCGGTCTGGGTGAAACGGTCCTGATCGGACACGAGGCGGAGTACCTGGACTGGTTCCTCGCCGCAGGCACCCACGGCCGGGGTGTACCGCCGGAGATCCGCGACGCCTTCGTCAGCGCCTACACCGGATACGATGCCCTGCGCTGCGCCTTTTCCCACTACCGCGCCACGGCGACCAGTGCGCGTCAGATCAGCGAGGCCGTGGCGGGTGGTCGGCTCACCGTGCCCACGATGGCGATCGGTGCCCACCCCGTCGGCCGCGCACTGGAACAGCAGTTGCGCCCGGTCGCCGACGACCTCGCCGGTCACCTCGTTCAGGATTGTGGCCACATCATTCCGCTGGACCGGCCCCAGGAACTGCTCCGCCTCCTGCCGCCCTTCCTGGCCGCCGGATCACGCGATCGCACCCTTCCGCGGTAGCCGAGTCCTACCCGACCTCTTCGATCGCCGGGACGAGCCGCCGGAGCAACGCGACCAACTGTTTGCGTTCCCCTGGCGAGAACACGGCGAACGCCTGCGCCTGACGTTCCCGCCGACGCGCCAGCAACCGCGCCATCCGGTCCCGGCCGTCCCTGGTGAGGGTTACCAGCACCTTCCGCTCGTCGTGCGGTGACCGCCGCCGCACGACCACCCCGGCGGCCGCCAGCTGCTGCAGCATCCGGGTGGCTGTCGGGATCGAGACATCCGCGGCCGCGGCGAGGCGCCCCACCGGCAACTCGGTGTCGCCCACCAGCGGCTCCAGCAGGGTGAGCTGCGGCAACGACAGCCCGCCGTCACGATCGGCGCCCGTCGAACGAGCCTTGCGTACCGCGAAGAACAGCTCGTCGGCGGCCTGGGCGAGCTCGTCGACCTCCGTCGGCGTTGGCGGAACGTTGCCGGTCGTCTTCATGCGAGTTAGATTAGCATGGCAATAGTTAGCAACCTAGCTATCAGGAGGCTCTACGCCATGACCGGCCGGATCGACGTGCACCAGCACCTGCTCCCACCTCGCTACCGGCAAGCGCTGGAGAACAGCGAGCGCACTCCCGGCGGCTGGCCCGTCCCCACGTGGGACGCCGGCGCCGCCACCGCGATGATGGACGACGCCGGTATCGCCACCGGGGTGCTCTCCATCAGCGCCCCTGGCGTCCACTTCGGCGACGACGCCGCGGCTCGCGAGCTGGCCCGTGAGATCAACGACTTCCAGGCGGAACTCGTCAAGGACTCGCCGGATCGCTTCGGCCACTTCGCCGTTCTCCCACTGCCGGACTTCGACGGCGCCCTGGACGAAGCCGTGCGCGCCCTGGACGAACTGCACGCCGACGGAGTCGTCCTCCTGTCCAACGCACACGGCCATTACCTCGGCGACCCCGCGTACGAGCCGCTCTGGACGGAACTGGACTCGCGGGACGCCGTGGTTTTCGTGCACCCGACCGAACCACCGATCCCGCAACTGGCCGGCCTGCCGAGCCCGCTGCTGGACTTCCCGTTCGACACCACACGCACGGCACTCGACCTCGTCGCGCACGGCGTATTCGACCGGCACCCGCGCCTGCGCGTGATCCTGTCGCACGCCGGCGGTTTCCTGCCCTTCGCCGCACGCCGCTTCGTCGGCGCAGCGATGTTCAACCCAGACACCACACCGGAAACCATCATGGCCGGGCTACGCCGCTTCTACTTCGACACCGCCCTGTCCGCCAGCCCCACGGCCCTGCCTTCCCTGCTCGCCTTCGCCGAACCCGGCCACATCCTCTACGGCAGCGACTTCCCCTTCGCCCCAGCGGAATGGCGCGCCGACTTCGACCACTGCCTCACCACCTACGACGGCCCCGACGCCGACCGGCTCACCGCCGTGGACCGGACCGCCGCGCAAGCGCTGTTCCCCCGACTCGCCTGACCCGCACGCGACGGACCCACCGGCGTACTCCACGCGGCATGAGCGTGTGCCGAGTGCGGCTGTTGTCTGGGTGCCTACAGCATTCCCGCCGCGCGGAAGAGCCGGTCATAAATCGCGCGGACGGTCTCCTGCTTGCGCGCGTTGTAGTCCATGACGCGCCCACCTCCTTGGACTGCCGCTCGTTTGGCGTCCTCGTACTGAGCGCGGTCCTCGGGGTGGGCGCGCAGCCAGTCGCAGAACATGCGGTGCCGGATGAGCTCCGGGCACTCTGGTCCGAACACGTGCAGGTTCACGCGGGGCTCGGCCAACATCAGGCACCGGTGTTCGTGCCAGGACGGCTCCCGAACCGTGAGGATGTAGCCGATCCGCGTGAGCTGAGGGACGTACCGCTTCTCGTCGCGGGGATCGGCCACCGTCAGATCGATGTCGATGACGTCCTTGGCGGCCAGTCCTTCGACGGAGGTCGACCCGACATGCTCGAGGTCCACCACCACCGGGCCGAGCGCCGCGCGGATCTCCGTCGCCGCGGCCCGGTAGGAGCGCGGCCACTCGGGCTTGTAGGCAACGATCGAGACCGTCTCCGGTGCTGGGGGGCCGTGCACCCACGGGCTCTCGGCCGGGTCCGGGTCCTGGTGTCGGGTGATCTCCTCGAAGGTGGGCACCCGGGTCAACGTAGCAGCGGACCGCTGGGGAGCCGATCTTCTTGTACGCGGACGCGACTCCAAAGGAGCGACATCGGCCTCAGGCCGGGCGTCCGGCGCCCGCGTAGTCGTCGCCCGCCTTGCGGTAGGTGTGCACCTGCACCGCTTGGCCGAAGGTGGGCGCGTCGATCATCTGCTGGTTGCCGATGTAGAGCCCGACGTGGTGGATCTTCGTGGACGGTTCGCCGTAGAAGATCAGGTCGCCCAGCTCCGGCTCGCTGCCCTGCGGGATCAGCGGCACGCTGCCGTACTGCCAGTGCGCGGTGCGTTTCAGCGTGATGCCCGCGGTGCCGTACGCGGCCGTCGTCAGACCGGAGCAGTCGAACCCGAGATCGCCCTTCTCCTCACCGTTGCCGCCCCACACGTAGGGCAGGCCGATCTTCTCGATGGCGAAGTTCACCGCCTGCAGCACCGCCGGTTTCGGTGGCACGGACGCCTTTCCGATCGTGCCGTACACGTTCGCGGTGGCCAGCGCCCGGTGCAGGATCACCGGTGCGCTCTGCAGCACGGCGACGCCGTCCCACCACGCCTTGCCCACCGCGAGGTCGCGGTCGCCGTCGCAGAGCGCGCGGCCGGCGGCCAGCGCGCTGTCGTCGATGTTCTGCACGTCGGCCGCTTCGCCGCGGTACTTCTGCCACAGCGCGGGGGTCAGCTGCATCGGGCCGGTGGCCTTCGGGGCGGATACCACCTTGTCGTAGAAATCGCGCACTCCGACCGTGCCGATCGGTGCGCCCGCGGTGCCGTCGTCACCGATCGGGCCGCCGCCGGTCCGGCCGTGGTTCGTGGCCACCCGGCCAACCGCGGCCAGTGTCACCCAGGAAAGGTGGCAGTTCGGGCGTTCCTTGGCCATGGCCACGGTCGCCTTGGCGTACCCGGTCATCACCCTGGCCGGCACGTCCAGCCATTCGGCCACCTTGCCGACCCAGGCGTCGAACTCCTGGCCTTGGCGCGCCGGTGCCTGCGCGGGCGGCTGGGAGGGCGGTGGCTGCTGGCTCGACGGCGGCGGCATCGACGACGGCAGCTCCGGCAACGGGCCCGCCGGCGCGGTGTTCGCCACCGGTGCCGCATCCTCCGGCGGTGCCAGCTGGGTGACCGCGACCAGGGTGCCCGCCGCCACGGCGACCGCGGCCACCGTCACGATCAGCTTCCGGCGCCCGCTCGGCTGCCGCTCACCGTTCTGTTCCTCGTCCGGTACCGCTTCTTTTCCAGCGTCCTGTTCGGTCATCGCTTCGCCCCCGAAATCCGCTCCAGTACGAAGGTGCGGAGCCCGTCCAGATCGGTGTCCACAGCCACGTCCACAGTATGCGGCTCCTCGCCGGTTTCGCCGCGCAATCCGGGCAGGCGGCTGTCCACCACGGTGGCGCCGCGACTCGGCCCCAGCGAGCACTCGACCTCCACCGGCAGCGCCTCGGTGCGCAGCATCCCCGGCCGGATCGCCTCCGCGACCGCGACCGCGTCGTGCAGCACGATGCCGTCCCAGCCGAGTGCCTTCTTGTAGTGCTCCAGGTAGTCCGGGGTGAGCGCGTTCAGCGCCGCGCCGATCGGGGAGGACCCGGCCAGCTCCGCCAGCCAGCCGGTGTCCACCGCGCAGCGGTAGGTCAGGTCCATCGGCACCAGCACGGCGGGCACCGCCTCCTCGACCAACACCCGCCTGGCCGCTTCGGGATCGCTCCAGATGTTGAACTCCGCGGCCGCGGTGGTGTTGCCACGGACGAGGCCGCCGCCCATCAGCACGATGCGGTCGATCTTCTCCGCGATCCCCGGATGCGCGGCGAGCAGCAGCGCGATGTTGGTCAGCGGGCCGATCGGGGCGAGCGTGACCGGCTCGTCCGCGGCCTCCAGCAGGGACACCAGCATGCTGACCGCGTCCACCGGCTCCAGCGCGCGCACCGGGTCGGGCAACTCGCCGGCGCGGCCGGACAGCCCGTCCGCGCCATGCGCGTACCTGGCGCGATGCGGATGCGGGTAGACCAGCGGCCGCGCGGCACCGGCCGCGACCGGCACGTCGGCCCGCCCGCACAGCGAGAGCAGCCGGAGCGCGTTGCGGGTGGTGGCCGACAGCGGCACGTTGCCGAACACGGTGGTCACACCCAGCAGCTCCACGTCCTCGCTCAGCGCGGCCAGCGCGATCGCGAACGCGTCATCGACACCAGGGTCGGTGTCGATGATCAGTTTCCTGCCCATTGAGCTCCCTCGGCTTCGAAATCACCCTGCCGACAGGTTACGGTCACGGACATGACGTCCATGTGGGGTTCCCCCGCGCTCTCGCGGTTGCGTGCCTGGCAGCGGGCCCGCCGCGACCCGCGGCAGGCCCGCTTCCTGACCGCGGACTCGTTGCGCTGGGCGCTGCGCAACCGGGCGTACACCCCCTGGTACCTGGTGCGGTACTGGCGGCTGCTGCGGTTCCGGCTGGCGAACCCGCACATCATCCTGCGGGGCATGGTCTTCCTCGGGAAGGACGTGGAGATCCACTGCCGCCCCGGCTACGGCCGCCTCGAGATCGGCCGGTGGGTGCACATCGGGGACGGCAACGCGATCCGCTGTCACGAGGGCTCGCTGCGGATTGGCGACAAGGCGGTCTTCGGCAGGCAGAACGTGATCAACGGCTACCTCGACATCGAGCTCGGCGCGGCGACACTGGTCGCGGACTGGGTCTACATCTGCGACTTCGACCACGTCACCACCGACATCAACCTGCCGATCAAGGACCAGGGCATCGTGAAGTCGCCGGTGCGGATCGGGCCGGACACCTGGATCGGCACCAAGGTCTCGGTGCTCAAGGGGACCAGGGTCGGCCGCGGCTGCGTGCTCGGCGCACACGCGGTGGTGCGCGGCGACATTCCGGACTACGCGATCGCCGTCGGCTCCCCGGCCAGGGTGGTTCGCGACCGCCAGGCCGACTACGCCGCCGACGCCGCCCGCCGCGAGGCCGTCGCCGACATGGCCCGCAAGGCGAACAAGGCCCTGCAGAAGACCCTCGGCGAGTCCTGACCCGATCGTGTAATCGCAGTTCGAACGCCTGTTCGAGTATTCTGAAGGCGTGGACGAAACACAGGCAGTGCCGGCGTGGCAGCTCTCCGATGGGGAGCTGACCGCGGCGCTGCTGCACACCCAGGCCGTGCTTTCCCGGACCTACGGCCGAATGCTGGCCCTGGTTGCCGAAGTCGACGGCCGAGGGCTGGCTTCGGCCAAGGGCTACCGCAACACCGCGGCCTTCCTGTCCGGGGCGATGCGCCTGTCCGCGCGGGAGGCGAAGGCCAGGGTGGCGCAGGCGACCACCCCGATGCCGCTGACCGGCAAGGCGCTGGCCGAAGGTGTCATCACCGTTGAGCACGTCACCGAGATCCATCGCGTCCTGGTCAGGGCTCCCGAAGGTCTCGACCCGGAAAAGCTGGAGTACGCCGAGCAGGCGCTCGTCGAGCTGGCCGGGCAGGCGCCGCCGTTGTCCGTGCGTCAGGCCGGGGCGAGGCTGCTCGCCTACTGGGATGTGGACACGAAAGGTCCGGGCGACCCCGAAGACGGGCTCGCCCGCCCGCGGCGGAGGTTCCGGTACTGGTTCGCCGCCGATGGGCAGATGCACTTCGCCGGGGAGCTCGATCCCGAGACCGCGGCACTGCTCCAGTCGATCGTGACCCCATTGGCCCGCCCTCGCCCGCTCGACGAGTTCGGCCGGGAAGACGGCCGCACCCTCGCCCAGCGCCAAGGCGACGCTTTGGCGGAAACGATCGGGCTCGCGGCCCACGCCCCGGAACTTCCCGTCACCGGCGGCGAACGCGCGCTGATGATGGTCACCATCGGCCTGGATGAACTGGAGCGCCGCGCCGGAGCCGCCTATCTCGACGGGGTCGGCTACACGAGCGTCAGCCAGCTTCGCCGGCTGTGCTGCGATGCGAAAGTCGTGCCCGCGGTGCTCGGCTCCAGTGGCGAGATCCTGGACCTCGGCCGCGCCCGACGACTCGCCTCTCCCGCACAGTGCCGCGCGCTGGCCATCCGCGACCGCGGCTGCGCCAGACCGGGCTGCGGCCGCCCGCCCAAATACTGCCAGGCCCACCACATCAAGGAATGGGTCGACGGCGGCGACACCGACATCGGCAATCTTGTGCTGCTGTGCGAATTCCACCACCGCGAACTGCACCACACCGGCTGGTCCGTCCGGATGGCCGACAGCGGCGTCCCGGAGTTCATCCCGCCGAAATGGCTGGACCAGGAACAACGGCCGATCCGCAACACCGCCCACGACCTACCCCACCAGCACGCCGCCTAGACAGGGAGCCTTCAGTGCATCCGCGCCAAAGGGCGGTTTTGCCAGATTTGGTTTGTTGATATAACTAACTACCTTTGGTGCTGGTTACCCGGATCTTGGAGGAGTGGCTCGTGTCCAGACAGCGTTTGCGCGGCGGCCTGATCGGCCTCAGTGTGTGCACCCTGATCGTCACCGCCACCCCGGCCCTCGCGGCCACCGACCAGCTCGACCGGGTGCAGCCCGGGGACGCGGCCTTCCTCTCGTCCGCGCAGCAGTGCAGCGAAACCCCGCGTGAGCTGCCGATCAACGAGTTCACCGACCACCGTGAGCTGGGCGTGGAGCTGGCGCGGATCGAGCGGGTGAGCAAGGGTCGGGTCGACGTCGAGCAGGCCGGTCGCAGCAACCGCGGCCGGGAGATCTGGTCGGCGCGGGTGGGCACCGGCCGCAAGGTGGTGCTGCTGACCAGCGAGATCCACGGCAACGAGAAGACCGGCACCGACGCACTGCTGAACATGCTGAACTGGGTCGGCACCGATGAGTCGGCCAAGGCGAAGCGCTGGCGCAGCGAGCTGACCATCGTCGCGATCCCGAAGATGAACCCGGACGGCGCGGAGCTCGACCGCCGCGGCAACGACATGACCTGGCAGGAGGTCACCGCGCGGAACCCGCAGCTGCGCGAGGCCAAGCCGGCCTGGAACTACTACACCGGCTCGATGCAGGGCGACGACTACTCGGCCAAGCCCGGTTTCGACACCAACCGCGACTACAACCCGGATCTGTCCTACGTGCCGCGCCCGACGGACTTCCCCGGCGACTCCGCCAAGACCGGCTGGTACATCACCCCGGAGTCCCAGGTGGTGCGGGACGTCTACCGCGGGCTCAGCACCGAGTTCGGCAAGGTGGACACCTACGTGGACCTGCATCACCAGGGTGCCTGCTACGTGATGCCGGACGACCAGGACGAGTTCGTCACGATGTCCATCTCCGGCAAGTTCGTGGACGACCCGGCGCAGACACCGGAATACCGGAAGTACCAGAAGAACTACGACCTGAACTACTCGAAGAAGCTCAACGTCGCGGTGCACAACGCCCTGCAGGGCGCGGCGAACAACCGTCCGCTGTTCGGCAACATCACGCTGTACCCGCAGGACACCAACCTGCCCGGCACCGGACTCGGCTCGTTCCAGCTGAACGGCAGCGGCGCGGTGCTCTTCGAGGTGCGAGGCCAGACCCAGACGCTGGGCCAGCAGTACCGCGCGGTGCTCACCAAGACGGTCAACATCGGGCTGGACGGACTGCTCTCCTCGGTCGCCAGTGGCAGGGTGAACCAGCTCGACCCGGCCGCCTACGACGCCATCCCGCCGCGCGGCCCCAACATCGGCACCCCCGCCGACGACTCGCGCGTCCTGGTCGACAACTAGCTGCTGAGGTTCGGCCTGCTGTCCGGGCCGGTTTCGTCGAAGCCGACCACGGGTGCGGTGGCGACGCCGAGCGCGCTGGCGCCGATGAGCTTGCGCGCGGCCAGGTTGCCCATCGGCATGAAGGTGCCGGCCTGGGCGTCGCGCCACATCCGCTCGAACGGCAGCGACCGGGTATAGCAGGCGCCGCCGAGCACGTCGACGAGTCGTTGCAGCACGCGGACCGCGTTGTTGCTGGCCACGTACTTGACCAGCGCGCAGCGGGAGATCCCTTCCTGCACCCCGAGTTCGAACAGCCGCCTGCTGCGCACCTCGTCGGCGTGCCGGTACATCAGCGCGCGCGAGCTCTCCACCAGGATCTCGCACTCGCCGATGGCGTCCTGGACCAGCGGGTCCGCCTCGCGGCCGCGGCGGGTGAGTTGCCGCGCCGCCCAGTCGACCGCGCCGGCGGCGATTCCGGTGTACACGGCGGAAAAGGCGGGCATCGCCCAGGACCACACCGTTTCGAAGACGCGCGCGTCGAGGTGCCCGACCGGCAGTGAGTGCACCACGTCGGCGTCGGCCACGAAGACCTCGCTGAGGTCGAGGTCGTTGCTCTGGGTGGCCCGCATGCCCATGGTGTCCCAGGTCCGCAAGACCTCAACTCCCGGCTGGTCCAGCGCGATCTGGCAGAGCAGCAGCCGCGGCCCACCGTCGGCGTCCTCGTACCGTGCGGTGGTGGAGCAGTGGGTGGCCACGGAGGTGTTCGTCGCGAAGCTCTTCCGGCCGGTCAGCCGGAAACCGCCCGGCACCTTGACCGCCTTGCTCAGCGCGTCGGTCATGTCGTTGCGCAGCCCCATTTCGCTGGTGACCGACGCCCAGACCAGCTTGTCCTGCGCCGCTTTTCGGAGCAGCTGCTCCAGCCGGGGGTTCCGCGTGCGGCGCCAGACCGACGCCCACTGCCCGAGCGGGGAGATGTGCATGGTCACCGAGAGCGCGGTCGCGCCGTCGCCCATCGCGAGCCGTTCCAGCACCGGCAGGATTTCCGGCAGCCCGGCGCCGAGCCCGCCCAACTCGGTGGGCACCGACAGCCGCAGGAAACCGGCGGCCCGGAGTTCGTCGTAGTTCTCGTGCGGGAAGGTGTTCTCCCGGTCATGCCCGGCCGCGCGTTCGGCGAACCGGTCCGCGAGCTCGCCCGCCCGGTGCTCGAGTTCCCGCTGTTCGGTAGTCAGGCACTGCTTCACAGACTCTCCTTGGTCCTGTCCCCGGCCCGGCTCAGCAGCCGCGCCACCTCGCCCCGCAGGGACACGAACTCGGCCGACTCCCTGGTGGTGATCTGGTCCCGAATGGCAGGCAGCGAGACCGCCAGGTCGGCGACGATGGTGCCCGGCGAGCTGGACAGCACGAGCACCCGGTCGCCCAGGTACACGCTCTCGTCGATGTCGTGCGTGACCAGGAGAACCGTGCTGCCGCGTTCCTGCCGCACCCGGCGCAGCAGGTCTTCGAGCTCGAACCGGGTCTGCGCGTCCACCGAGGCGAACGGTTCGTCCATCAGCAGCAGCGCGGGCCTGCTCGCCAGCGCCCTGGCGATCGAGACGCGCTGCTGCATGCCGCCGGAGAGCTGCCACGGGTACTTGCCGCCGACCCCGGCGAGCCCGACCCAGCCGAGCGCCTCCTTGGCACGTTCCCGGCGTGCGGCGCGGTCGAGACCCCGCCAGCGCAACGGGAACTCGACGTTGTGCCGCACGGAAAGCCAGGGGAACAGCGAGCGGCTGTAGTCCTGGAAGACCACCGCCAGATCGTCCGGAACCCCGGACACCAGATCACCGTGCAGCCGCACCTCACCCCCGGTCGGCCGGACGAGGCCGGCGATGCAGCGCAGCAGCGTCGACTTCCCGCAGCCGGACGGCCCGACGATGCAGGCCAGTTCCCCAGGCGCCACGGTGAACGACAGGTCGTGCACGGCGACGTGCGCGCGGTGATCTTCCGCGAGGTCTTCCGGGTAGCTGTGGCTGAGGCCGTGTACTTCGAGCATGGTCGGCACATCAAGCTCCCGTGTGCAGTAGGGCCTCGCGGGCCGGTTGCCGGCGGAGTACCCGGTGCTCCACCCCGAGCAGCAAGGTGTTCAGGCCGTAGCCGAGCACGCCGAGCAGGACGATCCCGGACCACAGGTCGGGGAAGTCGAACGCCTCCTGCGCGGAGATCAGCGCGTACCCGATCCCGTTCAGCGCGCCGACCATTTCGGACAGCACCATCAGGATCAGGGCGATGGACAGGCTCAGCCGTAGCCCGGCGAAGATCTTCGGCAGCGCGGCCGGCAGCACCACCATGGCGATCCAGTAGCGCGCCGGGGTGCGGAACGACTTCGCCGTTTCCTCCTGGGTCCTGCTGACCGACCGGACCCCGTCCACGGTGTTGAGCAGGATCGGCCACACCGAGCCGAAGACGATGGTGGCCAGCTGCATCTCGGTGCCGATGCCCAGCAGGACCATGAACACCGGGATCAGCGTCGGCGGTGGGATCGCCCGCGCGAACGCGAAGAGCGGCCCGGCGTAGTCCATCCCGGTCCGGGAGCGGCCGAACGCGGTGCCAAGTCCGACGCCGAGCACGACGGCGATGGACCAGCCGGCGAGCACCCTGCCGATGCTGGGCAGCACGTTCTCGTACACGGTGTCGGTGAGGAACAGCCTGGACGGCGGCCCGGAGAACCAGAGTCCGGCCGAGTTGGCCAGTATTTCGCTCGGCGGTGGGAAGAAGACGCTGTTGGCGGCGCGTGTCGCGAGTTCCCAGACGGCCACGGCGGCGATGAACAGCAGCCAGGTCCGCAGGAAGCGGTTGATCCCGTTCACCCCGCCACCTCGTTCCAGCGGAACAGCCGGCGGCCGAGCCGCTCCAGGCCGTCGTTGATCAGGTAGCCGATCAGGCCGGCCACCACCGTGCCGGCCAGCACCAGGTCCATCCGGCCAGGCCCGCCGCGGGCCTCCAGGATGAACCGGCCGATGCCCAGCTCGGTGCCGGCCTGGAACTCGACGCTCACCACGAGAATGAGCGCGATCATGGCGGAGAGCCGGATCCCGGTGAAGATGAACGGCGCGGCGTTCGGCAGCGCCACCGATGACAGCATTCTGGCCTTGGGGGTGCCGGAGGAGCGTGCCGTCTCGACAAGCAGCGGGTCGATCTCGCCGAGCGCGTAGATCGTGTTGTACAGGATCGGCCAGATCGCCGCGTACACGGCGAGCGTGATCTTGGCGTCCGGGCCGCTGCCGACGAGCACCATCACCAGCGGGATCAGCGCGACCGACGGGATCGGCCGGAGGAACTCGACGATCGCGCGGGTGGCGGTCCGCAGGCCGGGCACGCTGCCCAGCACCAGCCCGGCCGGCACCCCGACGGCGATCACGATGGCGAGCGCGATCGCCCAGGCGAGCAAGGTGGCGATCACGTCGCGCAGGAACGGTTCCTGGCCGAGGAGTTCGGCCATCCGGCCGAGCACGACGCTCGGCGGGGGCAGGAACTCCCGCCGGACCAGTGCCGACCTGACGGCCGCTTCCCAGAGCAGGAAGAAACCGAGCAGGCCGGCAAGGCCCCTGGTCGTCCGGTTCACGTCAGCGGTTCAGGTGGTCGTTGTTTATGTGGTCGTTGTTTATGTCGCCGTTCATGTGGCTGCCGGTTTCGCGATCATCGAGGCGGCGTCGAGCTGCTTGTTGATGGTGCCGAACTCGAGCAGCACGTCGGGCACCCGCTGCAGCCGCGAAGGGTCCAATGTGGACTGGAAGGTGAGCAGGTTGGTCAGCTGCGCGGTGCCGTGGTCCACCTTGGCGAACTCGACCAGCAGCGGCTCGATCTTGCTGCGGTCCGCGGCCTCGTCGGTGGCCTTCTGCATCGCGCGTTGGAAGGCGGCGACCGTTTTCGGGCTCTCCTTGGCGAACTTGGCCTGCGCGCCGTAGCCCGCGGTGGGGAAGTCCTGCGTCGGGCCAGTGGCGGTGTCGAAGACCGGGACGGCGCCGACGGTGGTGGCGGCCTGGGTGATGAACGGTTCGGTCATGAAGGCCGCGTCGACGTCGCCGCGCTGCAGTGCGGCGGCCATGTCCGGGAACGGCACCCCGACCCAGTTGACCTTGCCGAAGTCCACGCCCGCGGTTTTCATCACGGACTTGACCAGGGTGTCGCAGATGGTGTTCTTCGCGGTGATGGCGATCTTCTTCTCGGCCATGTCCTGCACGCTCTTCACCGAGGAGTTCGGCATGGCCACGACCATTGTGCTCTTCGGCCCGGCGGAGGAGGCGTCGGCGACGAACTGGATGTCGGCGGCACCAGTGGCCTGCGCGACGAAGAACGGTGTATAGCTGCCGTAGGCGATGTCCACTTCGCCATTGATCAACTTTGTCAGCGACGCCTGACCGG includes:
- a CDS encoding ABC transporter substrate-binding protein, yielding MLGLLAALGGCGLLGGSDNSADGAANGTLEKSKIKISIMSTIDVASYHLAEKNGYFRQEGLEIEPVVSPTGQASLTKLINGEVDIAYGSYTPFFVAQATGAADIQFVADASSAGPKSTMVVAMPNSSVKSVQDMAEKKIAITAKNTICDTLVKSVMKTAGVDFGKVNWVGVPFPDMAAALQRGDVDAAFMTEPFITQAATTVGAVPVFDTATGPTQDFPTAGYGAQAKFAKESPKTVAAFQRAMQKATDEAADRSKIEPLLVEFAKVDHGTAQLTNLLTFQSTLDPSRLQRVPDVLLEFGTINKQLDAASMIAKPAAT